The genomic stretch AACCTTTTTTATTCAATTATTTTTTACGGCAGTCGACTATATGTCCTCGCCTCAAATAGCGGCTTGCAAAGCCGGGTCAGCTGCTACTCAGCTCTTTGAGCCTTAGCACTCCAGTTCAACTTATAGTCACAAGTCTACttaagttattcaactcaccagGCAGCTCGCAAAGGTGGGTCAGCTGCAACCATGAGCTATTTAGCTCTCTAGGCCTTAGCGCCCCAGTATGACTTGTAGTCACAATtctacttgagttattcaactcaccaagTGGCTCGCAAAGGCAAGTCAGCTGCaaccatgagctattcagctctctggTTATTAGTGCCTCAGTACGACTTGTAGTCACAAGtctacttgagttattcaacaAACCCAGCGGCTCACAAAGGTGGCTCAGCGGCAAACTTCAAGCTAGTAAGCTCTCTGGGCCAAAACGCCCCAACTTAACTTGTACTCACAAGTTTAAACGAGTTATTCCAACTCATCCAATGATCTGCAAATGTGGACCAATGgcacaagaagccaacaagTTGACAAAAAGAGCACACAAGATTACTCATCTCGGCTACTCATTTCATATATGCATTTTTCGTATTAACGAATCTTGTAGGATACATCAATGCATCCGCCCCAACAAGTCGAAACGTCAAGAATACAAAAAAAGTGCACAACAacgactgcaagcaactgcctactgccagttacaacagaagtcccaggcttttacaatatcacgccaAGCATGCGCGGATGAGCTTGGAGACTACTCCAACACCAGGAGCAAGAAGCGTCAAGGAGCAGGAAGTGCACGCAAGAAAGCAGCGCTCTAGGCGGCTGTGCCCTACTCCTCCCCTCGACGGTGACCTGGATGTAGACCAGGGCATATAGCACCCCCGTCGCCTCATCCAACAtcacctccctctctcttccacaATCACCCAGAACAGGACTACGAGTACACATCGTGTACTTGAGTCTTGCTCGAAGAAActgcggagagagagagagagcggtcGGAACCACACCACCATCCTCAACCAGATAGCTGGATAAAAACCGGAACACTCACCTTTCTCCGCCAGCGAGCACCAGCGTTGATTCATCCAGAGAGCAGGGGAAACGCCGGGGCGCACGGTGCTTCCtcgtacgaggattcttctagcatcgcagccACTGAACTCAGCTTAAGGATctgtggagggaatgtggaacctcaaTACGagaaatcttctagcaccagggtGCGCATTGGAAGCTCGCCACCATCAAAGAGAAGAAGCCTAAGGCCAACTACTGCTATAACCCGAGCCATGCTTTTCACAAAGGCAGATGGAGCTCAATTTATAGCTAGGAAGTCAAGCTACCATCTAACAATCGCTACCACACACTCGTAACTACACAGTGCAAAGCTTGCCCCACCGCCTGGCATAAGTACAATACCCACGTGCAAAGCCAACCGACCAGAGTAAATGCTCGCATGTGATCCGCCCTGATTGCAAAATGACAAGGTACGCATAGTACTCTTATGCGTCCTCTCGGATACGCTCGCAATAATGCAGacacaaaggacaaaggcacAGTGTTCTCATGCGTCCTCTTAGGTACACTTGCAATAATGCAGAGACAAAGGATGACTACTTCCACTGCGAGACTACGAGTGGTAAACTACTACAGACTACTCAACAACCGAGTAGCTCACATATATGACTCCTGCCAAGTCAGCAATAAACAAATACTCAACAAAGTACTAAGGATCATCACGGTTGTACTAGTAGGAAACTGCATTTCAGTTCCTCCAAAAGATCATCGTTCAAAAACACAAAATTCAGGAGCAGTTACAGCCAAAAATGAACCTAGAAGACTACTGCAGGTTGATGAATTTGGCTACTTCCTCGCCTATAGGGTCCAATTCTTCCAAGTATTGCTGACAAGTTTCATCCGAGCAATCCGCAGCAACACCCTCCGCCACTGGAGATAGGTCAGCCTTGGGATAGAATGACTTGACAAATCCCAGCAGGTGCTTGGACACCGACTTGGCTATTAATCTTCGCCGGTGCATCCTTAACCCTCTCCAGCAGGGGACGAGGCTCTCTACTCCTtcagggggctccaccatgttggCCAGAGGTCGCGCCACATCAAACCACTCTTGGAGAAGTTTTTGTTGCACCTTGAGAGTAGTCATGGCCCCAACTAGGCCAACATCACCATCTCGGCGCATCTTAGACTCCTCCAAATCGCGCTCTATTTTCTCCAACCGGCTTTTGAGCTTTTCATGCTCCTCCGTCAGCCTACAGAAGGCATTCTTCCAGTCAGTGATTGTGTTCTTCAACACAGTCTCCTGGCTTTTCAACTCTGCAAAACAGCAATGGGTAGTCAGAGGACAGACCACATACAACAGACAACTTAAAGACTGCGTGCACGAGTACTCACCTTCAACTTTATGGTGCAAGGACTTGTTGTGCGCAACAATGCGGTTCTTTTCACCTTCAAACTCCCGCCGCTCCACCTAGAATGACACAACAGTGCTATCGTACTGCTCCAAAAACTGGGCATTCCGCCGATGCTCCTCGCTAATTTCCTTCTCCAGAAGCTCAACGCGATGCGCAGCCTCGCTTTGCTCCTGCAGAAGTTGGACATTTTGGTGAGACTTCTCAAACAAATCCTGAGTACAGAAACATCAGCACTCTTAATGGAAAACTAGTCACTCAAATCAAGCAAGAAGATTACAAGAGTTGAACTCACCTTAGTATACGCCACGATATGCTGGTTCATCTCCAAGATTGAGGATATGTCCTGCAGTTCCAACAGGGGGCTCTCAAAAGCCTCAATTTGCCTCTGCGGCAATGGATGTTCAGCCACTGAATCAGTCTTTGCGCCGGGCACCAAGTCTAGTTCCCGACTAAACGACGGCCCTACCTCTGACGACGTCCCTACAGCCGTCGCAATGGATCCAAGGGCGTGCGCGGCCTCGAGCTCGGGGGCATCAATATCCGCAGAGTTGAGAGGAACGACACCCAACACATCCATCGCAGACTGTTCTTCAACTAATACGGCCTCAGGCAGCGATCCGGGAACAGTAGTCTGGGGAGCTGCCGGTGCTACGTCCTGGACAAAACCGATCACATCCTGCAACAACGCGGCCGCCAATGACGTAGCGTCTTCCCCCATCCTGGCGCTAAGTTCTCCTCCAATTCGATGACAGGCACGGGGGCTGGGCTCATAGTTGAGCAGCTTCCGCCATCAACTGCTAGGCCTGTGCCAGCCGCACCAAGCTCAACACTCGAAGATACCCTACAGACAACAAAGCATCAGAACCAGAGAGCGACTACTTGATACAAATTCAGTACTCAAACACACTACCAGTGTACTCACCTGGTCGACCGACGAGGCACCAGAGGAGCCTTCCTCACCAAGCGCATTGGCAAGGTACTTGGAACTGGCATACTTGATGGGGCAGGCAGCAGAGCTTCAAGGTTGTCGCCAACAGCCGCAGCAATTAATTGGGCAGCAGTGGCCACACAATTGCCACTGGTATCCGTGCGCTCTCCGCCTCCGGAAATTTCGGACAGTGTAGCATCAGACATAGCCTCCGGCGTCTTGACTGCTTCTCTCATGTCCGTCTCCGTTGATCCGGCTACACCGCCAGCAGTCACGGATGCCTCCACGGTCACGCGTGGAGTAGTTGTCTCCTGATTGGGCGGTGTGGTCTGGTTGGTTTTCCCACACTTCGGCGCTAGCAGTTcaggctccttccccttcctggaAGTTCCCCTCTGGGAACCCTCCTTGGGTGCCTTCTTGGCATCCTACTTGGACCCCTTCTTTGGACCTTCGagcttcctccccatcctgatTGTTGCCTTGGTCTTCACGTGCATGCACTCGGGGGCTTCGAGGAGGCGTCACAGGAGACGGAAGGCGTGGCGGCACTAGCGGTTTAAGATGAGATCGCGGTGGTGCTGagagctagggttttttcaGCCAAGACAAATGACAGATGCAAAATGGCAGCGTAAAGGGTAGGGGTAACTCCCCCTTAACTTTTATAACCACAACGGAGTCTCCAGGGTAACGGCCCGATGTTTTCGCTAATCAGCAGTAATTACAGCTTTATCCACGCAAGACAGGTTGTTTCCAAACCAGCAAAAGTTGAAAGATCACGGTAACAGATTGAAAGACCCTTATACCTCCCGAAACTAGTCGgataacggctcgggggctgcgtataCCGTGCCCATTGgataaaaatttctttttcttcaaagatCAAGACGAAGATGGAACAaatgcagattgaccctcagcctaattcttcgattcaacctaaggctcgggggctactccatatggggTGTAATTTTCATCGCCCTCTCATATAAAGGTTTGAAGACAGACTTATCAGAAACAACGTCAGATGAAgctagagtaccttccagccgcatgaCAGCACTCAAGTACTCCAAAGACTTGGCCACgaccaaagtactcaaagagcaccagaAACTAAGTCGAGCAACATCTGCAGAAGTACCTGAAGCTAttacatttgactacaaagtactcgagggcttgtcaggcatacatccatgggcccaccaaaaggtttgtaCAGATCCATACAAGAAGAAGTATACCGAGACATATCAGGACAAGGAGACTACGGTACAGGAGGTAATCTACATGAACTACCAGGAGACTAGtcatagacaaggaaactaTTCTTCcgaattagagtagaactctgtagtcgtatccgactagtactcttgtagaacaactaccctgtaaccctactcccccgaaatataagggtgggcagggaccccctcgagacaagttcaatccaatacggGCAAAACAACATACAAGATGTAgagtattacgcgatctagcggtccaaacctatctaaatcgcgtGCATACATACACCATCGAACTTCTGatttcgacgacacccaccaactaAAACTCTACCTcaagtactcccttggtaggttgccgggtataaaataccgacatTGACCACAGCACACCGTTACACGATAATGCAGTCTGCAGAACATACACACCAATCGTCCATGGATAGGTCGTAGGTGGAGTAGGCGTGGCCGTGGCGCACACCGATTACTGGCGACAGATCTAGTCAAAACAAAAGAACAAACCGCACGTAatcatcagcattcagcaagcACGATTCACACGAGCGAGCCATCCCACTATTATATGTGCACTTCGGCATTCAATTGCCAAGCCACAAGTGAGGGGGGGCAGCACTAAAGCTAAGCTACGTAGACAAATCCATTATCCAGCATGGCTGCGCCGCGCCTCCGagtgctcgccgccgtcgtggccCTCGCGGCGGCCGGCTGCGGCGCGTTCGAGTTCCAGGAGGCCACCGTGGACGCCATCCAGCTGGGCTTCAGGAACGGCAGCCTCACCTCGACGGCGCTGGTCCGGTTCTACCTGGACCAGATCGCGCGCCTCAACCCGCTGCTCCGCGCCGTCATCGAGGTGAACCCGGACGCGCTCGCGCAGGCGGCGCGCGCCGACGCCGAGCGCCAGGCCTCGGGGGGCCGCTGCGCTGCCGGGCTGCACGGCGTCCCCGTCCTCCTCAAGGACAACATCGCCACGCGCGACCGGCTCAACACCACGGCGGGGTCGCTCGCGCTGCTCGGCTCCGTGGTCCCGCGCGACGCCGGCGTGgtcgcccgcctccgccgcgccggcgccgtcatcCTCGGCAAGGCCAACCCCTCCGAGTGGTCCAACTTCCGCCCCGTCGAGTCCGGCTGGAGCGCCCGCGGCGGCCAGACGCTGGTAAACAATCTCACCACTTCACTTCTTCCGGTCACGAGTGCACAATGTTTTTTATGAGATCACAATCTAAAAAACATGAGGTCGCGAATGTTTTGTGAACTCGTGAAGAATCCGTATGTTCTGTCGGCTTCGCCGTGCGGGTCGAGCGCCGGGCCGGgtgtggccgcggcggcgaacaTGGCCGCCGTGACGCTGGGATCGGAGACCGACGGCTCAATACTCTGCCCGTCGTCGTCGAACTCCGTGGTTGGGATCAAGCCAACAGTTGGGCTGTCCAGCCGGTCAGGCGTCATCCCAATCACGCCGAGGCAAGACACCATAGGGTAAGCTGCAAGCCTCCCAAGTCCTGGCTGTAATTCACTCTGAAACTTCAGATGGGTAACTGAATTCCTGTTCGTCCTGGCAGGCCAATGTGTCGTACGGTATCCGACGCCGTCCATGTGCTGGACGCCATTGTCGGCTACGATAAGCTCGACGCTGAAGCTACCGGAGCAGCTTCCAAGTTCATCCCACGTGGGGGTTACACGCAGTTCCTGAAGATGGATGGATTGAGGGGCAAGAGAATCGGTGCCCCTGCTGTATTTTTCCAAGGGTACAATGACTTCCAGACGGCGGTGTATGAGAAGCATCTCAACACAATGAGGTACTAGCTTGGTCCACTAATTAAATCACATTAAGCTTTAGCTTGTTCATACCTAATATCTATAATTAAAATATTATCTTAGAAGAAAATCCGTCAAAGGTTTGCTAGAGACATTCAGTATAGCATTCGACTGCTGCAGATTTTCTTTTTCCCACTAGAACGTGAAAATTTGAGATAACACAATACgccttccgtcccaaattacaattcgttcTGACTATTccgagtacatagcttttactaTTCCTTAATTTTTTCAAATATATCAGAAATGTCAAGTATTTTGACATGGAGAGAAAATATATAGAAAATATATATACAGAAAGAACTATGtgtctagaaaaatcaaaacgaatagtaatttgggacggaaggagtaattTTTGATGCGTGGTAACCTCCTCAGGCTACATACAAATAATTTTAGTTGCACACAAATCTCCGAGCCAATTGTTTAATTTCTGCTCCTCATGGTAGGGAACACGGCGCTACTGTGATCAAGGATCTCGACATCGCGACAAATTTTACCGATCTAAATGCCCAAGAGACGCTCCTGATGATCGCAGAGTTCAAGATAAGCCTGAATGCATACCTGTCAGACCTACTGCGCTCCCCGGTCCGCTCCCTTTCAGATGTCATTGCGTTCAACAACGCACACCCTGTAGAGGTAATAACAAACTGAATAATCTTTCATCTTCGAACTGCTGATGATCAACAAGATACTTTGTGCCTAAGCTGCTAAGCACCATCgatgagatgatgatgatgatcttggTTCGTTGCAGGAGAGGCTCAAAGATTTCGGGCAGCCGGACCTCATCGCGGCCGAGGAAACCAACGGCATTGGCGCCAGGGAGAGAGCTGCGATCCGGCGGCTCAAGGAGATATCCGCCAACGGGTTGGAGAAGCTGATGAAGGAGCACCAGCTGGACGCGATCGTGGCGCCCAACAGCGACGCCTCCTctgtcctcgccgtcggcgggTATCCGGGCATCGCCGTGCCGGCGGGGTACGACAAGGAGGGGGTCCCCTTCGCGATAAGCTTCGGCGGGCTCAGGGGCTACGAGCCGAGGTTGATCGAGATGGCCTACGCGTTCGAGCAGGCTACCAAAGTCAGAAGGCCGCCGACTTTCAAGCGCTAGGTAGCTAGTAACTGATTAGCTTGACGGCGCATTACACGTAATTTTGTAACACTATGAACTCCATGGAAATAATCACCTCGTAACTTCAATATCGTTACGTGGTTACTTTTCATTAAGAACTATGGGTTCTCATCTAAAATACATCTATCTCATAATCGACATATCGAACCACCAGCACCTATTTTTTGCAGTGACGTGCTTACTACACAGTTACACTTGATCAAACACCAACTTATACTGGATTAGTTGAATAAAACTTAAAGGCTTTTCTAGGCCTAAACTGGACGTCATGCCCGAATTTTGTGGAATATCAAAAAGAGCGTCGAGATTATATAGTAGGCTCAAAACTTGTGAAGAGTGCTCACGAATAAAAACAAGCTTAGTCGGTTAATAGCCAAGTGGTGTGGTAGGGTGGTTTTTTCAATAATGCTACAAAAACGTTCGGAATCTTAAACAAATCGGATGCTCCAACATATTTAAAAAAGCTCTAGGAAATGGAAAGTGGAAAGCTAGAACAATTTAAAGTTAGGCTAGCAGCGGCAGCAAATGAAAAGAATCTCACAGTCAGGAACCAACTCAAACCATCGTTTCAGCACATTAAGATCATCTCTAGCTACTCCCACACAACACCACCATCCAATAATCCATCCAGAAACCTGCACGCGATTTTACTCGGCACTTGCACATGGCACCAGGAAACAAGCAGTAACGAAGATCGAGCAGGCTGGGCACAATAAACTGTCTCAGACAAAGTGCCATGAAGCGTTCTTCACATCGTTCTTCACATCCAGCTTATGAATGGGCTATTGGCGGAAGAGAGCCAGAGACAAGACATCCGAACTGTACCAAGATTCACAACAGAACTAAAAGTTTTAGCAAAGTCGATCCCGGACCGCTGGGTGAATCCGCGCAGGACCCAACGAGCTTTATAACGCTCAAGAGACCCATCGGTGTTGAACTTGTgcttgaacacccatttaccAATTACCACATTCGATCGACAAGGTCATGGCAGAAGATCCCAAGTGTTGTTGGCCAATAGCACATCGAACTCCTCCTGCATGGCTGTCCTCCAGTTAGGGTCGACGAGGGCAGCACTATAGCTGCGTGGAACAGGAGACAGTGGGGCAGCTTGAAATAGAGCAGGCAAACGGAAACCAGACTTGCCAGGCATTGTCATAGCATGTTGATTTGCCACGGGACGTACGGCAACAACGCCCGCAGGCagtggaggcgcggcggtggcggtccaACCAGTCCAGGCGCATGGACCGGTATGCGAACCGGCTAAATGTGAGCAGCTAGACGAATGGGTCCATGGATGTGCATTGGTCGCCGAGAGTAGACCTGCCGTATGTCGCGGCTCGCAGGAAGCAATCAGGCAGGTGACGATGCGTAGAGGAGGGTGCCGGAACCGGCGCTGGAGCGGCCTAGTCCGGTGCAGGAGAGGACGCCTGGACTGCCGGGGCAGCCAGGCGTGTCGTCGAGGTGGACTGAGGCGGCGTCGGGGCGGCCTGGGCCACTGTTGGAGTGGCTGGGGCAGTTGTTGGGGGTGCCGGGGCTGCCTGAGCGCCCAGGCACGGCGCTGGAGCAGCCGGGCATGGTGACGGGGCACCGGGGCCGCACGTGGCAGTGCGGAGGTAGCACCAGATTGTCCTGCAGATAGAGAGAGACATGATGACCCAAGAGAGATCGACACAGCATCAGTGGGATCCGTTAGGAACATAAAATCAGCACACGAGGGTGGTGAAGGATCCGCAGAGAAGGGGAAGGCAGCTTCATCAAAGACCACATGCCGAAAGATGATGATGCGGTTAGAGCGGTGATCGAGATAGCGATATCAATTGTGATGAGGAGAGTATCCCAGAAGCACGCACAAGATGTAGCGAGGTGCAAGTTTGTGCGGAGCGGTGACGGATAAATTGGGATAGCATTTACAGCCAAAAACTCGAAAGTGCTCATACGACGGTTGGGATCCCACGAGTCTAGGTTTTCCAGTTCTTCTCTCTTCCGCATCTAAGCGTGCCTCTGATCGGCGCTGCTCCCCTACGCGCGTGAGTCCTCACACACCGCCCATGGCTAGCCCTGCGCCCCCTCTCGCCGGATTAGCTGGTGGTGGTGTCAGCGCCCCCTCGGCGACCAAGGACGACACCGAGCCCAAGGACGACAGCGCCAATGCTGCTGAGCGCGCTGCTGCGGCCGAGCGCGCTCGTGAAAATCGGGTTGCGATTGATGCCCGCATCAAGGCTGCTCTCGACCGCGCCGCCCGTGAGCGCGCTGCGGCAGAGCCCCCCGCCAAGGACGACTTCGACGATTCGTCCAACGTCTTCGGCAACCCCAACGCTACCCCAAATCCGGTTCGTGACACTCTCCTTCATCACGAGGTGGCTGCGATCATCAATCTGCACGCCCAGGTAGTGGCTGTGCAGAATATTCCAACCTTGTCCCGCATCTCCTCGACGTCTCCTCGACGTTCTACTCGTGGTGGCGCGAGTCCTTCCTCCTCACCGTGGGGAAGTACTCCCTACAGGAGCACATCCAGTCCAATGTCTCTGCCCTCCACTCGCCAGACTGGGTCCGGATGGACTGCGTCGTCAAGACTTGGCTCATGGGAACCATCTCGACCGACCTCGCTGACACCGTGGGGGAACGCAGTGCCTCTGCACGCACCCTGTGCCTCGCCATCGAGTCGCAGTTCCTTGGGAACAGAGAGACGCGGGCACTCTACCTCGACGCTGAGTTCCGCAACTTCAAGCAGGGCGACCTCAGCATCACCGACTACTGCCGCCGCATCAACGGCATTGTAACTGCTCTCGGCGATCTTG from Setaria italica strain Yugu1 chromosome II, Setaria_italica_v2.0, whole genome shotgun sequence encodes the following:
- the LOC101758859 gene encoding putative amidase C869.01 yields the protein MAAPRLRVLAAVVALAAAGCGAFEFQEATVDAIQLGFRNGSLTSTALVRFYLDQIARLNPLLRAVIEVNPDALAQAARADAERQASGGRCAAGLHGVPVLLKDNIATRDRLNTTAGSLALLGSVVPRDAGVVARLRRAGAVILGKANPSEWSNFRPVESGWSARGGQTLNPYVLSASPCGSSAGPGVAAAANMAAVTLGSETDGSILCPSSSNSVVGIKPTVGLSSRSGVIPITPRQDTIGPMCRTVSDAVHVLDAIVGYDKLDAEATGAASKFIPRGGYTQFLKMDGLRGKRIGAPAVFFQGYNDFQTAVYEKHLNTMREHGATVIKDLDIATNFTDLNAQETLLMIAEFKISLNAYLSDLLRSPVRSLSDVIAFNNAHPVEERLKDFGQPDLIAAEETNGIGARERAAIRRLKEISANGLEKLMKEHQLDAIVAPNSDASSVLAVGGYPGIAVPAGYDKEGVPFAISFGGLRGYEPRLIEMAYAFEQATKVRRPPTFKR